ACAGCTCTCAGTCTAGCAACAAGCTACCCATCAGATCTGGCCACACGCACCACAGTGGAGATGCCCAGAACCTCCGTGCTGCACAGGTCAGGAGGACACATGCTAACCTCAGCACACATAACCACATACTCATAAGCTTTTACAGGACTTTATGTTGAGCAATGTAATGTCAAATATCAGCAGACATGCAGACGCAGCCCATGACTGCCATCCTGTGGTCATGAATAAGCTTGCATTCTTGAAATGCATAAGTCAAGCAGAGAGAGAATTTCACTGTAGCATTTgtgtagtttggcactgtgacgcTGTTTCTATCCTCAGGGACAGAGTGTGATCCGGTCTGCAGCCAGTGCCTCCATTCCCcagatgatgatgtcacagcgAGTGGTTGCTCCAAGCCCGGGGCAGCTGCAGGGCCACAGAGTGTCAGGCAAACCAGGCAGCATGCGCACATCCACTTCCAGCATCAACAGCACTGTCAACTATCAGcaggtactgtgtgtgtgtttaaatgggTCTGTAAACTATATAAACTTATTGAACACTTTATAAGGAACACCTACTGTGcactactcattcatgcaattatttaatcaagcaatcatgtggcagcagtacaacgcataaaatcatacagatacgggccagcagcttcgggtaatgttcacatcaaccatcagaatggggaaaacatgTGATCCAAGTTATTTTGACTGTggtatgattgttggtgccagacaggctggtttgagtttttctataacagtctctagagctTACTCTAGTAATGGTGCACTAAAGAAAAACTaacagtgagtggcagttctgcagtCGGAAACGCCTTGTTGGTGCGAGAGATCTAAGGAGAacagccagactggtttgagctgacagaaaggctacagtaactcagataagcactctatacaattgtggtgagcagaaaagcatctcagaatgcacaacatgttgaaccttgaggcggatggaatacaacagcagaagactacgtcgggttccacttctgtcagccaagaacagaaatctgaggctgcagtgggcacaggctcaccaaaactggacagatgatGACTGggaaaatgtagcctggtctgatgaatctgaatttctgctgaggcacacagatggtagggtcagaatttggcagcaacaacatgaatccatggacctgACCTGCCTTGTGtaaacagtccaggctggtggaggtggtgtaatggtgtggggaatgttttcttggcacactttgggcctgtaATACCAATCAttcatcgcttgaatgccacagcctgttTGAgcattgttgctgaccatgtgaatcccttcatggccacaatttaccatcttctaatggttacttccagcatgataatgcaccatgtcacaaagcaaaagtcgtctcaaactggtttcatgaacatgataatgagttcagtgttcttcagtggcttCAGTTCTTCAAAGGACTGTTCCCAACATCTTGcagaatccatgccatgaagattTGAGCAAAGGGAGCCCCAACCCAGTATtggtatagtgttcctaataaaatattcaatgaGTTTATATACTATGTAGTCTTTCCTACAgctcatatttacatattcatcaTTGGATCTGTATATAACCACATTACTATACATATATAACGTGTCATTCTATTTATCTGCTTAAACGGCACAATTCCACTGCGACTTTTAATTGAATCTGATTTACATTCGCTAACGTAGGTCTCcattttaacaattttaaacCACCAAACAATGCTAATGAGTGTTATAGATGGACCCCTCTATGTTGTAGTACTAGCCTAGTTTATGGCTGGCTTTCAGGGATGTTCTTTCGTGAGATTCTTAAACTTGTATTGGGGTCTTAATTTGAACACAGTTGTGTGTCTGCCCAAAGTGTATATGTAgagaagacaaacaaaaacagcctctttttaattttaagagatgaagaaaaattaaataaagtaaatgtttatggaaaattgaaagaaatgcTATAAAGTATACAGAGCATTCTCCTTAAAGTGAAAATGGGGTGtgatttattatattacagtatttttgttttgacaccatctgaaacaTCTTTTGCAAGTCAGTTTATGTATTAAACACgaattaacactgtgtgtgtgtgtgtctgcacgcATGTGGTGCTTGTTACAGGCCTCTAGTCAGCAGGTGTCCGTCCCCCAGCGTTCCAGCTCCTCCTCCATCTACATGAACCTGGCACACATGCAGGCAGTGGGCGTGGCTGGGATAACAGGCGGAGTGGGTGTGGCTGGTGTGACAGGTGGAGTCAGTGTTTCTGGGGTGGGCTCTTCCTCCTCTAGCTCTGTGCAAGATGTGGCCAGCAGTCAGGCTGCAGCCAAATTGGCTCTACGTAAACAGCTGGAGAAAACCCTGCTGGAGATCCCGCTGCCTAAACCACCTGCACCTCTCCTCTACTTCCTGCCCTCAGCCGCCAACTCTGAGTTCATCTACCTGCTGGGCTTGGAGGAGGTGGTGCAGAGCGTCCTTGACAGCCAGGGTGAGAATGCTAATAGTGCAGAGATTCGTTTACCATTTGTTCGccttctctttattttctttgtgatattaattcaaatttaaagtgtgtgtgtgtgtaggtaagcTGTGTGGAGCAAGTGGTCGCCTGGAGCCCTTTGCTTGTGCTCAGTGTAAAACTGACTTTACCCCTCACTGGAAGCAGGAGAAGGGTGGACGCATCCTTTGCGAAACATGCATGACGTCCAATCAGAAGAAGGCTCTGAAAGCCGAACACACTAACAGGCTGAAAAACGCCTTTGTGAAGGCTCTGCAGCAAGAGCAGGTAAAGTCGAGCTCGCCTAGGTGTTTGCCCAACTACAGCTTACCACTATGGAGAGGTACTTGTGTACTGTGTGCTTCATATGCTCATTCtttgtatgcgtgtgtgtgtatgttttgtagGAGATTGAACAGAGATTACAGCAACAAGCTGCTCTGTCCACCAGTTCTACAGTGTCTGCTGCTAGTGTGAGCAAAGCTGAGTCCATGATGAGGCACCACACCATCagacaggtatacacacacacacacacacacacacacacacacacacacacacgaacaagCACTGTAAAGCCCTTTGAACCTACATAAGTGGATCGTATAAAGTTTATTAGATACACCTACTGTatagtttattaggtacacctactgtatatatagcTACTATAGGTAGCAACCTATAGTAACTGAACTGCCAGTCGATCACCATACTATTTATCAGGCACTCTTTAACAtggttgtgtgtgagtggtACTGTTCCAAGTGGTTCAGGTGCAGCGGTGCTGTTGGGGAATTGCAGGGACACCTCCAACCCAAAAATAGGAGGGACAACTAATAAATACTCAGCTAACAGCATCCTGTAGTCAGAAATGGTCAGAAAGTGACTATTAAAGgctaaatgaaatgcaaaaatgaaCACGCAGTACATGGAGGAAGCTGAGCTCAACAAAGTAGGCATAATAAAGTTGTTCAGAGGTGACACTTCTATGTCAGTGCCACTGATTTGTTGAGGATAATTTATAGTCAGCGGTGGTCCCATTTATTGATGTTCTGTTTATTAGGTGCTGACAAATTGTGCATATTGTGGCCTATGGTCAGTAATTGTATATGCAGGTGTACATGATaaaatacagtgaggggaaaaaagtatttgatcccctgctgattttgtacgtttgcccactgacaaagaaatgatcagtctataattttaatggtagatttatttgaacagtgagagacagaataacaacaagaaaatccagaaaaacgcatgtcaaaaatgttataaattgatttgcattttaatgagggaaacaAGTATTTGGCCCCCTCTcagtcagaaagatttctggctcccaggtgtcttttatacagctaacgagctgagattaggagcacactcttaaagggagtgctcctaatctcagcttgttacctgtataaaagacacctgtccacagaagcaatcaatcaatcagattccaaactctccaccatggccaagaccaaagagctctccaaggatgtcagggacaagattgtagacctacacaagtctggaatgggctacaagaccattgccaagcagcttggtgagaaggtgacaacagatggtgcgattattcgcaaatggaagagacacaaaaaaactgtcaatctccctcggcctggggctccatgcaagatctcatctcgtggagttgcaatgatcatgaacagtgaggaatcagcccagaactacacgggaggatcttgtcaatgatctcaaggcagctgggaccatagtcaccaagaaaacaattggtaacacccaaacacgccgtgaaggactgaaatcctgcagtgcccgcaaggtccccctgatcaagaaagcacatatacatgcccgtctgaagtttgccaatgaacatctgaatgattcagaggacaactgggtgaaagtgttgtggtcagatgagaccaaaatggagctctttggcatcaactcaacttgccgtgtttggaggaggaggactgctgcctatgaccccaagaacaccatccccaccgtcaaacatggagatggaaacattatgctttgggggtgtttttctgctaaggggacaggacaacttcaccgcatcaaagggacaatggacggggccatgtaccgtcaaatcttgggtgagaacctcttTCCCTCAGCcggggcattgaaaatgggtcatggatgggtattccagcatgacaatgacccaaaacacatggccaaggcgaCAAAgtagtggctcaagaagaagcacattaaggtcctggagtggcctagccagtgtccagaccttaatcccatagaaaatctgtggagggagctgaaggttcgagttgccaaacgtcagcctcgaaaccttaatgacttggagaagatctgcaaagaggagtgggacaaaattcctcctgagatgtgtgcaaacctggtggccaactacaagaaacgtctgacctctgtgattgccaataagggttttgccaccaagtactaagtcatgttttgcaaaggggtcaaatacatatttccctcattaaaatgcaaatcaatttataacatttttgacatgcgtttttctggacttttttttgttgttattctgtctctcactgttcaaataaatctacccttaaaattacagactgatcatttctttgtcagtgggcaaacgtacaaaatcagcaggggatcaaatacttctttccctcactgtacgcAAATGCACATGATACctaataaagaagaagaagataaacACAGTCAACtatgcttgtatttcctcatttgtaagtcgctttggataaaagcgtctgctaaatgaataaatgtaaatgtaactatgtgtgtaaaaaaaaaatataatgtttggAAACCTGCAAATAGAATTTCCGTCTTGCCATTTTCCATTAGGTATAATTAATTACCCAAGGTCCACGGCTTTTCTAAATAGGCTGCAATCGGGATGTAATATAAAAACTGAAAGGACTGAGAAGTTAGACATATTTCTAAACCCACCTGGTCACCCAAGTGTGTACATgtactgtgaatgtgtgtgtgtgcatattatCCTGCAGGCATCTTCGGTACAAGTTGCTCAGTCCCAGGTGTCCCTGCAGCGCAGTGTATCAGCTGCAGGTTCTGGGTCAGCACGAGGTGTCCTATCCAACTTTGCACAGGCGTCCCAGCTTGCGCTACCTGGCACTATAATGGGCATGACCAGCAAACACTGCTCTACCTCCAGCAGCCGGTCACAGCACGACAGCCGACATCAGCTGTACGGCATTCCTGGTAAGTAGTTTGTGCATTGGCACATGATGGACGTATAAGCAGATCCCTTGTGTCATGTAATGAGTATGTTACTACATGTTATACCAGAACACACAAAATAGAGTTATAGTTCTTATGGGGTGTTATTAAGTACGCAGAATTAAACAGAATAATCTAAATTAGataaaaatgcaatttaaaatattgtagCTTTATCTGAGTTTATAGGTGTGCAGATTTGTTTATAAGCTACAGAGCCTAAGTGATGTTCTTGTGTTAggatttaaaggtgcagtttgaagtgtttttaaatgtgttcacGAAAGGTGGTTTTAAATCTTATTTATAAAGGACTCGTATGCGTGCAGATTGTTATTGCTGCCAGTGAAGAGCCACAACTAATTCTACttgtattaattaattgatCTTGGTCttcaaataataattagttCATTAATAGTTGTGGCTCTGATTAGACTCGAATGAAAACCTGTAGCCACACTGGCTCTTTTAAATTGGATTAAATGAGACTGTACTAAGATGGCATAAAGTTTGAAGACCCTTAAACTAGAcctaaaataatcaaatactgtaattcatttttgtttccGTTGATGTTTTTTTGGCTCTTCATTAAATAAGGCTTATTAGAGATGAGTCCCAATTTTGCCTGATTTTATATCATAGTGAGGAAATACAGTGTAGTAAGCTTTTTAGATcctaatcttttctttttttcactctctgCAGGAGTCAACATTGCTTACCTGAGCTCTGGTAATGTTGGGGGTCATAAGTCATCTAGTTTagcagacagacagcgagagtaCCTGCTGGACATGATTCCTCCTCGCTCCATATCCCAGTCCATTACTGGACAGAAATAGGCCTTCACTCTTAAACTTAACCCCAACACATGCATTAACAACCTACTCATGACAAGCTCACTCatatactctctctttctctctctctctctctctctctctctctctctctccctctctctctctctctctcactctctctcagatgagcacacacacacacaaacacactctttcacatATCCTACCACGTCTCCCTGTTCCCGTTGCATGCAGTGCCTGTCAGTCTGCTTACCAGCTACTCTTTCTGTGTAACACAATCAGTGACCGTATGTGGTGAACTTCACCAGTAAACTGCAGTCACTCTCTGCAAGTATGCAATCCCTCCTCAACACTGCTTAACCCCTTCTCTCTTCATCACTCaaaatgcgtgtgtgtggacGTTTTGTACATTAATGCACTTTCCGGTgagaatgtgtttttaattttgcagTTAATATTTTGAATGTGTGCGGGTGTGGCAGCACCATACACAGAGAGATGAAAGCTCTTCCTTGGCTGagagaattgaattgaaatggacatctgttttttttttccactctgaAAGCAACTATCAGTCTTTTTAAGAAGATGGGATTTAAATGAAGAAGTCTTATTATATGTGGAGAGCTTTGGTTttggctacatttagctgactgCAATACTTACTCGCCATTACTCCCCATTTCCTAAAGACTTTTCTGTAAGGGTTTCTTGTGCAAACAGCCTGCAGTGTCTTTTCAGGTCTGTCTTTGTCCAGTTCTTTCCCAGCAAGGATAAGCCTGTCAGTAAGCTACATCATATTAAGCATTCAGTCCTGTGAGGTCACATTTACTAACTCCTTTTCCATTCACATACATGTATGCGCTTTGCATAAGATCATGTAGTAgtgtatcatttattttatggtGCTCTCCCTGAATTAGTCATTTTTCTCATCAAATGGGAAATGATCAGAATGACTTTTATGACAGTCCACCTTTGACTTTAAACATGTAAGGTTAAGTAAAAGTATAATTACTTATAGTGCTAAGTATTGAATTTTAAAGGTGCTGCTTGTCAGATTTTCCTCTCTTCATCATGTAGTTTACTGAGCAGAGGAATTTCTCATGTACTGCCCCTTTAAGTGCACAGTGCAATATTGGGCAAGAAGTgatctttattctttttttttttttttttttatgacgtGACTGAAAATGAACAGTTATGGCCCTGCACCATGATAGATAATACCTTTTCCACATTTCTCTATTAAACATGTATCTTTGTTTATTCATCTTTTgtaaaatatgtacagtataatatgttcccttttttatttcattataccATTTGCCCCACGGtacatttgttgtttaaaaaaaaaaggtcttcatatctgtaaaactgatttttaaaaatatttcttatgaACTACCTGTAAACAATTCTTTTAGAAATTTaagccattttttccccttttcatGCCCCTGTATCTTACTTTACTTGAAAACTGGTCAAGGTTTTATGAATATTAAGCTTATAACAAGTATTACAAATACTTATTTGCATGAGCAGATGTATTCTTAATAATGTATTGTAAATATGCCTTTAGCTTTTGGGGctcaaaacatgaaacaatgcATTTGTACATTGtataggaaaaaaacaaaagccatTGATATTGTGAGTGTCATTTTGTCACGTGTTCCCTGTGTAGTGctacacaaaatgtatgaaattacaattttatttttgattcattcttaaatatgtttttgtcCCCTCTGTATCAGTTGTGCTCTGTGCTTCATCCACCTAAGACCTTCCGTTTGAAGACTTGGCCACAGTGTTTCACTTAATTGTCTGTGTTAAAGTTTGAAATTAACACATAGCCCTTTGTACATTAGCTCAGACAACTCAGTGAAATGTTGTTGCCTCTGGCAATCAGAGATGTACTCAGTTCTTTAATGTTAGTCCTCTGGAAATGGCCATTTATGATCCCAGGGCTGGAAAATGCTCTTGCTCTTCACTTTCTTTGCTGTTATTTGTTGTTATAAACGCAACATGCTGTATTTGCTATGGAATGCTAAGCCGAATGTGAAAACTGaacagaaggaagaaagaaacgtTTTCTTGCAGGCCAAATGTTGCTCCATATAATTTCAGTAAATAAgcttacaataaaaaaaaatggaagaaattaattaacagtggatttttatttttttcactttcatcaTTCGTCTGTTTTACCATCAGGGTCACCAGGAATTTTGGGCCTTTTGACTGTTTTATGCATTGGTTCTTCTGTGTGAGATCTTCCTTCCCTTGGATGATTTTCTTTCCCTAGAAGCCCACCTGCCCACTCCGAGCCCTTGTTATCATCTACACTTTCTCCGTTGTTGCAGCACCTCTAATCAGCAGACATgtgtttcttctcttttcttctttagtCCTCTTCATTCTGCCATTTTGTTACAGGGTTGGAAATCACAACTCCTCATCAaagatataatatttattattgaattctGCCACTGCTTGTTGTGGTGAGGGTTTTACCCAGTAACAGAAATGCTGTATATGTATTCATGAGATTGCTATTAGTACGTCAGAAACCATAAGGTTATGTGTATAAAGGGCACATCATATAAAGATATAAGAATTAGTTGCAAATTTAAATTAATGTGATTTACTTTTAAGGCTTACGTGAGTACAGACATGTTACTAATGTTGGGGTAATAGACTGGTCTTGTTACACTTTTAAGGATAAAAGGATCTGTCTTGCACCATAAAGTGTTCTTCACTTAATGTTTTATGTCAAATCCTACAACAGAGAGTATCCCTTTTTGCAAAGGTTAAAATGAGCTCCTCTTAGAAAGCTAGAACTATTAACTTTCCAAACTAAGCATTGAGAAACCTTTTTAGTGTAAGAGTATACCATGTGAGTTTAGTCTTCTTCTTATAATAATTTACTTTTTGCTGTGATACTAAATTAGATTCCATTTTAATTTACAATGTTACTTTACAAACAAAATACCTAGATAGACTAATTTAATAAGGTAATTTATTCTTTTTGCAGTATGTgcaatatacagtgcatccagtaGAGAGTGCAGAAGAGTGCATCAAATACACCACGGGGACCATGTGTGAAGGAAGCTGGTCACATCTGACCTCTTAAAGCCatgttttctcatttctttaataGTTTTTTCTTGCTACTCGCTTCCCTTCCTCACTTCTTAGTTCTTCCCTCTGAAGAAATGATACatgaaaaggaaacaaacaGGAAGAATTGAGCACAAATGTATTAGCCAGAAGAGCCCTTCATGCGAATGTTGTGGGATATTGCTAGTTGTAGCCCTGGATAACCACCTGGGGTGGtgcacatcaccttcttatgcATGCATGCCAAGACCTTCAACAAAGTCACCATATGATGTAATATTTGATATAACAATATTTGTCATAACAAGGGAGCTGGTTTAGCAGGTCCACCCTCCTGGAATTCTGCCAGGTCAACCACGACATCATTCCATAGTCATCTGGTCACCAATACATGCAAGGTGAGCTTATCAGCAAAGGCATGCACGTCTCCCGttaatttttattgcactttatcACTCATGGGCTCATAAGGGGAAGTACTCTACTAACATGGG
This Ictalurus furcatus strain D&B chromosome 1, Billie_1.0, whole genome shotgun sequence DNA region includes the following protein-coding sequences:
- the LOC128609615 gene encoding transcriptional repressor p66-beta-like, encoding MDRMSEEALRLNLLKRGLETGEERSRAHDDVLPKRLKMEGHEAMERLKMLALLKRKDLSGLESGSGTLGDLRASGASSHAALQSYTAYEEKLNGSLRTPAVSHSLMGRSGKENINDEPVDMSAKRSVVDRERQTPSPDVIVLSDNEASSPKGAGREEKVKPVNLDMFKGKSVAERQRVIKALREELRLEEARLVLLKKLRQSQLQKENLAHKVSVVQSSSSSIHPSAHSSQSSNKLPIRSGHTHHSGDAQNLRAAQGQSVIRSAASASIPQMMMSQRVVAPSPGQLQGHRVSGKPGSMRTSTSSINSTVNYQQASSQQVSVPQRSSSSSIYMNLAHMQAVGVAGITGGVGVAGVTGGVSVSGVGSSSSSSVQDVASSQAAAKLALRKQLEKTLLEIPLPKPPAPLLYFLPSAANSEFIYLLGLEEVVQSVLDSQGKLCGASGRLEPFACAQCKTDFTPHWKQEKGGRILCETCMTSNQKKALKAEHTNRLKNAFVKALQQEQEIEQRLQQQAALSTSSTVSAASVSKAESMMRHHTIRQASSVQVAQSQVSLQRSVSAAGSGSARGVLSNFAQASQLALPGTIMGMTSKHCSTSSSRSQHDSRHQLYGIPGVNIAYLSSGNVGGHKSSSLADRQREYLLDMIPPRSISQSITGQK